The Mycobacterium paragordonae genome includes a region encoding these proteins:
- a CDS encoding restriction endonuclease subunit S, translated as MSWPSYPRYNDSGVEWLGRVPSGWAVSPLKNVATVFPSSVDKHSHDNEIPVQLCNYTDVYKNERISGALDFMKATATPGEIKKFTLKQGDTIITKDSETADDIGISAYVEETLPDVLCGYHLSVVRPLPGLDGRFVKRLFDSHYLKASMEVSANGLTRVGLGQYAIDNLNIPLPPPDEQLQIADFLEAETAKIDALIAKQDHLIATLREDRTATITHAVTKGLDPTVDMVQPHNSELPACPKHWTVQISLKRLAEVQTGLTLGKSIDPAEAVDVPYLRVANVQTSGVNLDEVKTVAVHRSELKRYLLRDGDVLMTEGGDIDKLGRGCVWSGEIAPCIHQNHVFAVRCTDALSGDFLVYLLDTAVGRNYFFMTAKKTTNLASTNSTILGAFTFSLPPRAEQDEIVGHLNERCAGLDALVVKANAVITVLREYRAALITDAVTGKIDVRGAVA; from the coding sequence ATGAGCTGGCCGAGTTACCCGCGATACAACGATTCCGGCGTGGAGTGGCTAGGTCGCGTTCCTTCGGGCTGGGCTGTGTCGCCGCTCAAGAATGTCGCAACCGTATTTCCGAGCAGCGTAGACAAGCATTCACATGACAACGAGATACCTGTCCAGCTTTGCAACTACACGGACGTCTACAAGAACGAGCGCATCTCTGGCGCACTGGATTTCATGAAAGCGACAGCCACTCCCGGAGAGATCAAGAAGTTCACCCTCAAGCAGGGAGACACGATAATCACCAAGGACTCCGAGACGGCGGATGATATCGGGATTAGTGCCTACGTTGAGGAGACCCTTCCCGACGTTCTATGCGGCTATCACTTGTCCGTGGTTCGACCTCTGCCGGGACTTGACGGGAGGTTCGTCAAGAGGCTCTTTGACAGCCACTATCTCAAGGCCTCAATGGAAGTGAGCGCGAACGGGCTGACACGTGTCGGACTCGGCCAGTACGCGATCGACAACCTCAACATCCCCCTCCCTCCGCCGGACGAACAGCTGCAAATTGCGGACTTCCTGGAAGCTGAGACGGCGAAGATTGATGCGCTGATCGCCAAGCAGGACCATCTCATCGCCACCCTGCGCGAGGACCGCACCGCCACCATCACCCACGCCGTTACCAAAGGGCTCGACCCGACAGTCGACATGGTGCAGCCCCACAACTCCGAGCTTCCCGCCTGTCCAAAACACTGGACAGTGCAGATCAGCTTGAAGCGGTTGGCAGAAGTTCAGACGGGCCTCACCCTCGGAAAGTCAATAGATCCCGCCGAAGCGGTGGACGTGCCCTATCTGCGTGTCGCTAACGTTCAGACCAGTGGCGTCAACCTCGACGAGGTGAAGACGGTGGCAGTTCACCGATCGGAGCTGAAACGGTACCTGCTGAGGGACGGCGATGTTCTCATGACCGAGGGCGGGGACATCGACAAGCTTGGACGAGGGTGCGTCTGGTCCGGCGAGATCGCGCCCTGTATTCACCAGAACCATGTCTTCGCCGTGCGCTGCACGGATGCACTTTCCGGTGACTTCCTGGTGTACCTGCTAGACACCGCAGTGGGTCGCAACTATTTCTTCATGACCGCCAAGAAGACAACAAACCTCGCGTCGACCAACAGCACGATCCTGGGGGCGTTCACGTTCTCCCTTCCCCCTCGCGCTGAGCAGGACGAGATTGTCGGCCATCTCAACGAACGCTGCGCCGGTCTCGATGCGCTCGTCGTAAAGGCAAACGCGGTCATTACGGTACTGCGTGAGTACCGCGCCGCGCTCATTACTGATGCGGTCACCGGCAAGATCGACGTGCGTGGGGCGGTGGCCTAG
- a CDS encoding GIY-YIG nuclease family protein — protein MARAQTIQIYLPFGDPAGMRVANLTTRTVRVFEVPRSLLPQFLQRPESGQVGVYYLFGSNDDEAPQCYIGQSGNVGVRLQQHTSAKDFWTRAMVAVSLTNEWTSTHAAYLEWLSLGRARAAGRYNLVNGNQASNPFTPEPLEADCQEFIDTIAVLLATLGAPVLDAVKPAAFLPTKTDTGEPESLFFREAGCEATGFQTPEGLLVLAGSKGRPDIRKSARPGITVQRAALEAEGVIKVGEHDLVFLRDHLFGSPSAAGCALVGGENNGRTSWRNGKGQSISDLEQLAIAPRSAEAKPQ, from the coding sequence GTGGCACGGGCGCAGACGATCCAGATTTACCTGCCGTTCGGCGACCCCGCCGGGATGCGGGTGGCCAACCTGACGACACGCACCGTCCGGGTCTTCGAGGTACCTCGCTCGCTGCTCCCGCAGTTCCTGCAGCGTCCAGAGTCTGGGCAAGTCGGTGTCTACTACTTGTTCGGCTCGAACGACGATGAAGCGCCGCAGTGCTACATCGGCCAATCCGGGAATGTCGGTGTGAGGCTGCAGCAGCACACTTCTGCCAAGGATTTCTGGACCAGAGCCATGGTCGCGGTATCACTAACCAATGAGTGGACCTCCACCCATGCGGCCTACCTTGAATGGCTGTCACTGGGGCGGGCTAGGGCCGCAGGGCGCTACAACCTGGTCAACGGGAACCAGGCATCGAACCCGTTCACCCCCGAGCCCCTTGAGGCTGATTGTCAGGAGTTCATCGACACCATCGCCGTGCTGTTAGCGACTCTGGGTGCACCTGTGCTCGACGCCGTGAAGCCCGCTGCGTTTCTGCCGACGAAGACGGACACTGGCGAGCCGGAGAGCCTGTTCTTCCGTGAAGCAGGATGCGAGGCAACCGGGTTTCAGACCCCGGAAGGGCTGCTGGTTCTCGCAGGGTCCAAGGGGCGTCCCGACATCCGCAAGTCCGCCCGGCCAGGCATCACGGTGCAGCGCGCAGCTCTGGAAGCAGAGGGCGTGATCAAGGTCGGCGAGCATGACCTGGTCTTCCTCAGAGATCACCTGTTCGGTTCTCCGTCGGCGGCAGGGTGTGCTCTTGTGGGGGGCGAGAACAACGGGCGGACGAGCTGGCGAAACGGTAAGGGGCAATCCATTAGTGACCTGGAACAGCTCGCCATTGCACCGAGGAGCGCCGAGGCGAAGCCGCAATGA
- a CDS encoding type I restriction endonuclease subunit R — protein sequence MTQQHHESSFETEICEHLAGHGWLYSPTDQGYDRELALFPDDVFGWLADTQPEQLAKRVKPGLTGEALAKAQRGVLATLVKALGADPKANGGTLSVLRRGFKDLNAQFSMCQFRPNTSLNDTTAKKYDAVRLRVMRQVHYSTKNANSIDLVFFVNGIPVATTELKTDFTQNITDAVLQYKNHRLPKGEPLLAFGSRAVVHFAVSNSEMQMTTKLTGKDTIFLPFNRGDHGHAGNPPNPHGSPTAYLWQQILDRDTWLDILGRFLHLQIDEKIDPASNKKVRTQTMLFPRYHQWDVVTRLVADARSKGPGQRYLIQHSAGSGKTNSISWLAHRLSVLHDDANTPVFDSVIVITDRNVLDAQLQEAIRQIDRTPGVVAHIAGLGGPKSQELAEALTGGTKIIIVTIQTFPYALQLIQEQADLKGKNFAIIADEAHSSQAGEASKRLKAALTATELDELADGGTVDAEDVLAAEMAARAESKNLSFFAFTATPKAKTLELFGHKSSVNDNPHPFHLYSMQQAIDEGFILDVLRNYTPYKTAFRLTHHGQTFQTEETAASGTVQVSGERDGDLVDKSAAIRSVMNWVKLHPTNISQKVAIIVEHFRDNVAWRLDGRAKAMVVTSSRKAAVRYKLAFDKYIDERKYTNIAALVAFSGEVTDPDSGLEKVTEASALMNPGLKGRDLRDAFATDEFQVMLVANKFQTGFDQPLLVAMYVDKRLSGVAAVQTLSRLNRTAPGKDQTFVLDFANAAEDIVEAFEPYYEATTLADVTDPNIVHQTVNKLDAAGIYQESEVNGLVADYLKYAQQPGKGHEALNKWIKPARDVFRDRELQARDHGDSLALEELDIFRKDIGTFLRQYDFLSQIVNYEDPAIEKLSIYLRHLAPMIASDQLHHEIDLSGVDFDYLAQHAGQSTDGKLSGGVMLEPAKAGGTGTARDPELVALEQVIAQINDLFSGEHPDSSVRNVVTHIKDRLEESETLQQQAQNNSLAQFSASPDLKNEFVTAVIGAMASSEDLSTQILNNPQLSSKLLGELVPIIYQGLKPTA from the coding sequence ATGACCCAGCAGCACCATGAGTCCTCGTTCGAGACCGAGATCTGCGAGCACTTGGCCGGGCACGGCTGGCTGTACTCGCCCACGGACCAGGGTTATGACCGTGAACTGGCACTGTTCCCCGACGACGTCTTCGGGTGGCTAGCTGACACTCAGCCTGAGCAGTTAGCCAAGCGAGTTAAGCCTGGCCTGACGGGCGAGGCGCTGGCCAAGGCGCAGCGCGGTGTGCTGGCAACTCTGGTGAAGGCGCTGGGGGCCGATCCGAAGGCCAACGGCGGCACGCTCTCGGTGCTGCGGCGGGGATTCAAGGACCTCAACGCCCAGTTCTCGATGTGCCAGTTCCGCCCGAATACGTCGCTGAACGACACGACGGCCAAGAAGTACGACGCGGTGCGCCTACGGGTGATGCGACAGGTGCACTACTCCACGAAGAACGCCAACAGCATCGACTTGGTGTTTTTCGTTAACGGCATTCCCGTCGCGACAACGGAGTTGAAGACCGACTTCACCCAGAACATCACCGATGCGGTGCTGCAGTACAAGAATCACCGGTTGCCCAAGGGAGAACCCCTGTTGGCGTTCGGGTCTCGGGCGGTGGTGCATTTCGCGGTGTCGAACTCCGAGATGCAGATGACCACGAAGCTGACGGGCAAGGACACGATATTCCTACCGTTCAACCGTGGCGACCACGGCCATGCCGGGAACCCACCGAACCCGCACGGCTCGCCGACGGCCTATCTGTGGCAGCAGATCCTGGACCGTGACACCTGGCTGGACATCCTCGGGCGGTTCCTGCACCTGCAGATCGACGAGAAGATCGACCCCGCCTCCAACAAGAAGGTCCGCACGCAGACCATGCTGTTCCCGCGCTACCACCAGTGGGACGTGGTCACCCGTTTGGTGGCCGACGCCCGAAGCAAGGGGCCGGGGCAGCGGTACCTCATTCAGCACTCTGCCGGATCAGGCAAGACCAACTCCATTTCATGGTTGGCGCACCGGCTTTCGGTGCTGCACGACGACGCCAACACGCCGGTCTTCGACTCCGTCATCGTGATCACCGACCGCAACGTGCTAGATGCCCAGTTGCAGGAGGCGATCCGCCAAATCGACCGCACCCCTGGGGTTGTCGCGCATATCGCCGGTTTGGGTGGGCCCAAATCTCAGGAGCTGGCGGAGGCGCTGACCGGGGGCACGAAAATCATTATCGTCACGATCCAGACCTTCCCCTACGCCCTGCAGCTGATCCAGGAGCAAGCCGACCTTAAAGGCAAGAATTTCGCGATCATCGCCGACGAAGCCCATTCGTCGCAGGCAGGGGAAGCATCCAAGCGGCTCAAAGCGGCCCTGACGGCCACAGAGCTGGACGAACTCGCCGACGGCGGCACAGTAGACGCAGAAGACGTCTTAGCGGCAGAGATGGCCGCACGGGCCGAATCAAAGAATCTGTCGTTCTTCGCATTTACCGCTACCCCCAAGGCCAAGACCCTAGAGCTGTTCGGTCATAAGTCCAGCGTCAACGACAACCCGCACCCGTTCCACCTGTACTCGATGCAGCAGGCCATCGACGAGGGCTTCATCCTGGACGTCCTGCGCAACTACACCCCGTACAAGACCGCCTTCCGGCTCACCCACCACGGCCAGACATTCCAGACTGAAGAAACCGCCGCCTCCGGCACCGTCCAGGTCTCCGGTGAACGCGACGGGGACCTAGTGGACAAGAGTGCAGCCATCAGGTCGGTGATGAACTGGGTCAAGCTTCACCCCACCAACATCAGCCAGAAGGTCGCGATCATCGTCGAGCACTTTCGCGACAACGTGGCGTGGCGGCTCGACGGCAGGGCCAAGGCGATGGTTGTGACGTCGTCGCGCAAGGCGGCAGTGCGCTACAAGCTGGCCTTCGACAAGTACATCGATGAGCGCAAGTACACAAACATCGCGGCGCTGGTGGCGTTCTCCGGCGAAGTCACCGACCCCGACTCGGGGTTGGAGAAGGTCACCGAGGCCTCTGCCTTGATGAATCCTGGCTTGAAAGGCCGCGATCTGCGCGATGCGTTCGCCACAGACGAATTTCAGGTGATGTTGGTGGCCAACAAGTTCCAGACTGGCTTCGATCAACCGCTGCTGGTCGCGATGTACGTCGACAAACGGCTATCGGGGGTGGCGGCGGTGCAGACGCTGTCGCGGCTCAACCGGACCGCGCCGGGCAAGGATCAGACCTTCGTCCTGGACTTCGCCAACGCCGCCGAGGACATCGTGGAGGCTTTCGAACCCTACTACGAGGCCACCACTCTGGCCGATGTCACCGATCCCAACATTGTGCACCAGACGGTCAACAAGCTTGATGCTGCCGGGATCTACCAAGAGTCCGAGGTCAACGGTCTGGTCGCTGACTACCTGAAGTACGCCCAACAGCCCGGTAAGGGCCACGAAGCGCTCAACAAGTGGATCAAGCCAGCACGAGATGTGTTCCGGGACCGGGAACTCCAAGCTCGCGACCACGGCGACAGCCTGGCTTTGGAGGAGCTGGACATCTTCCGCAAGGACATCGGTACGTTCTTGCGCCAGTACGACTTCCTGTCCCAGATCGTCAACTACGAAGACCCCGCTATCGAGAAGCTCTCGATCTACCTACGCCACCTCGCGCCTATGATCGCCAGCGACCAACTCCACCACGAAATCGATCTTTCCGGAGTCGACTTTGACTACCTAGCCCAGCACGCCGGGCAGTCCACCGACGGAAAGCTATCCGGTGGTGTGATGCTCGAACCAGCGAAAGCCGGGGGGACCGGAACGGCCCGCGATCCCGAACTGGTCGCCCTGGAACAGGTCATCGCCCAGATCAACGATCTCTTCTCCGGCGAGCACCCCGACTCAAGCGTTCGCAACGTCGTCACCCACATCAAAGACCGGCTCGAAGAAAGCGAGACCCTGCAACAGCAGGCCCAGAACAACAGCCTGGCTCAGTTCTCTGCCAGCCCAGACCTGAAGAACGAGTTCGTCACCGCCGTGATTGGGGCAATGGCCTCCTCCGAGGACTTGTCCACGCAGATCCTCAACAACCCCCAGCTGTCATCGAAGCTGCTCGGGGAACTTGTGCCCATCATCTACCAGGGCTTGAAGCCGACGGCGTGA
- a CDS encoding GIY-YIG nuclease family protein has translation MAAIPLRSLIGDLDPTECKLHCAVWNGEDHPIDVLTRSWDEWVRWSRWRPARNEFNRRYIFALARDRNDPSLWLFGGIFEVKARGKPNAHSYKIALRDDLMGAFIKRLWVKFRPRGRAIRLNMDTYLDDIEVVSISKLPYTGEPFPGHDQINHTLGVLETAVTQEWNDWRGALQYMKGVYVIHDIATGEAYVGAAYGDTGIWARLRQYVDGLHGNNVALKELVGQKGPAYARSNLRFALLEFWSMRTRDKEVLDRESYWKDVLLTRQFGLNKN, from the coding sequence ATGGCTGCAATCCCGCTGAGGAGCTTGATTGGCGACCTTGACCCGACGGAGTGCAAATTGCACTGCGCGGTCTGGAACGGTGAAGACCACCCAATTGACGTCCTGACGCGCTCATGGGACGAGTGGGTCAGGTGGAGCCGGTGGCGGCCCGCTCGCAATGAGTTCAACCGGCGGTACATCTTCGCGCTGGCTCGTGACCGAAACGACCCGTCACTCTGGCTCTTTGGAGGGATCTTCGAAGTCAAGGCTCGCGGTAAGCCGAATGCCCATTCCTACAAGATCGCCTTGCGTGACGACCTGATGGGTGCGTTCATCAAACGGCTATGGGTGAAGTTCCGCCCGAGAGGCCGCGCTATCCGACTCAACATGGACACCTACCTTGACGACATCGAGGTCGTGTCCATCTCGAAGCTGCCGTATACAGGTGAGCCGTTTCCTGGGCACGACCAGATTAACCACACCCTCGGTGTCTTAGAGACGGCGGTAACCCAGGAGTGGAATGACTGGCGCGGGGCCTTGCAGTACATGAAGGGTGTGTACGTCATCCATGACATCGCGACCGGCGAGGCTTACGTCGGCGCTGCTTATGGGGATACCGGGATCTGGGCAAGGCTGCGTCAGTATGTCGATGGCTTGCACGGTAACAACGTCGCTCTCAAGGAACTGGTCGGGCAGAAAGGACCTGCTTACGCTCGGTCCAACCTCAGGTTCGCGCTCCTTGAGTTTTGGTCTATGCGTACCCGCGATAAAGAAGTCCTGGACCGGGAGTCGTACTGGAAGGACGTTCTTCTAACCCGACAGTTCGGCCTCAACAAGAATTAG
- a CDS encoding helix-turn-helix domain-containing protein — translation MAETYVSYDDAAAYLGVHRSTLGDWIAQGRLDRVLIDGRGYVVAETLSALKQKRSKSDNRRLSASDKAAGNPQSKRPKSGQIGSAAAELAGHTTRPTPEHQLRLGRSSVDLSSEISALVWQLTRQDAATKPALFPADTLQAARPGMYSWWGDDEACNVLGEAVGMHLPPLLYVGQAGATRWPSGAKSAATLLSRIGTQHIRGNARSSTFRLTVSSLLADRLSLVPVKGGKLDPDSNAQVSAWIADHLRVVIAPFDDRDALGQVEKGVVAQLDPPLNLEHCRPSQARTRLTQRRGNFRR, via the coding sequence ATGGCTGAAACCTACGTAAGCTACGACGACGCGGCAGCCTATCTGGGTGTCCATCGGTCGACGCTCGGCGATTGGATCGCGCAGGGTCGGCTTGACCGTGTACTTATCGACGGTCGTGGCTATGTCGTCGCGGAAACGTTGTCTGCGCTCAAGCAGAAGCGGTCAAAATCCGATAACCGACGGCTGTCGGCCAGTGATAAGGCAGCAGGCAACCCACAGTCTAAGCGACCGAAGTCAGGTCAAATTGGCTCTGCCGCTGCTGAACTCGCAGGGCACACGACTCGTCCGACTCCCGAACATCAACTTCGGCTAGGCAGGTCATCGGTCGACTTGTCATCCGAGATTTCCGCGCTTGTGTGGCAACTCACTCGCCAGGACGCTGCGACCAAACCAGCTCTATTTCCCGCCGACACTCTTCAAGCTGCGCGCCCCGGGATGTACTCGTGGTGGGGCGATGACGAAGCATGCAATGTCTTAGGCGAGGCGGTCGGGATGCACCTGCCCCCCCTTCTGTACGTCGGGCAAGCCGGTGCCACGAGATGGCCTTCCGGCGCAAAATCGGCAGCCACCCTTCTGAGCAGGATTGGCACACAGCACATCAGGGGCAACGCGAGGTCATCCACGTTCCGGCTCACAGTCTCTAGCCTGCTAGCTGATCGCCTGTCCCTGGTGCCGGTCAAGGGCGGGAAGCTCGATCCGGATAGCAACGCGCAGGTTTCGGCCTGGATCGCTGACCATCTTCGGGTTGTGATCGCCCCGTTTGACGACCGGGACGCGCTGGGTCAGGTAGAGAAAGGAGTTGTTGCGCAACTAGATCCGCCGCTCAATCTTGAGCACTGCCGTCCCTCGCAGGCGCGGACCCGCCTGACTCAGCGCCGTGGCAACTTTCGCCGATAG
- a CDS encoding Tox-REase-5 domain-containing protein encodes MPTKSQILGANPHTVLDLIDGWKTTVAALERHAETYLGYVQRPGGSTWEGRTAEAAQARARQDYVAVSRVRDAVDTAARQISNTINSTLMPPLANAKQIIENADASPGVHVNEDLSISYTPPQGTSKETADANTKTVAAAEAELKSESAKWWAAELDVAQQIRDAESTVVKDLNFGATLYDPHRAMPTSPKVRQPPGAQQAVFPPAPTQTPSGLRDLLGAGEGEPAGGPPGLQEMLFPGTGTHAPGKNDGAHQPGSLTEMLNQLSQPGPAPAGPLVPIPPADVEAFKAMARDLLRRDGVPPEQIEQRLNTFVTRAQEGYGLMGNRVPQAEGRGPGPGFGDGFADTWFGFEDMVHNLTGQGGPGAPGVLESWAGLAEGAAEAIVKPPIAGIVEDALNSPNPAYFLGGKTAEAAITAPSMMFGPEALAARGGLVEAEGAGGFGATGGLHLPHETPPIANGPHLPHEIPPAREHGPAELVPHSVGHTTTPTGEMSGHPPQFVGAHPPAPADTALSRHASPAPAEVPAPAGGGYQAPGHLPDGGGGHEHGGAADHHVTPPDHPHTPVPDHHPSPPEGPSGHSGHPGTGVYQPPEPATFDPGIADHYQYNSGDPHFPGEYPPRVPEPTFTRGDTEPGWAHINRGPDREWMPYQGQISGTERPPSGYLPEYVEINPETGSPVDYDGHTYRGAQEVFLEAKDGFRGMAFQPGNSYWLSRAEGAFGQAQRQLDALPEGAILEWHVSDPYGAAALRQLFERRRLFDVTVIYTPKL; translated from the coding sequence ATGCCGACCAAGTCGCAGATTCTGGGTGCTAACCCGCACACAGTGCTCGACCTGATCGACGGCTGGAAGACCACCGTAGCGGCCTTGGAACGGCACGCAGAGACCTACCTGGGGTACGTTCAGCGCCCCGGAGGTTCCACCTGGGAAGGGCGAACCGCTGAAGCCGCGCAGGCGCGCGCCCGACAAGACTACGTAGCAGTCAGCCGCGTCCGAGACGCCGTCGACACAGCCGCCCGTCAGATCAGCAACACCATCAATTCCACGTTGATGCCGCCGCTGGCTAACGCCAAGCAGATCATCGAGAACGCTGACGCCAGCCCCGGGGTGCACGTCAACGAGGACTTGTCGATCAGCTACACCCCGCCACAGGGCACGAGCAAAGAAACCGCTGACGCCAACACGAAAACCGTCGCTGCCGCCGAAGCCGAACTGAAATCCGAGTCCGCCAAGTGGTGGGCCGCCGAACTGGATGTGGCACAACAGATCCGGGACGCAGAATCCACCGTCGTAAAGGATCTCAACTTCGGGGCCACCCTGTATGACCCGCACAGGGCGATGCCGACTTCCCCCAAGGTTCGCCAACCGCCTGGCGCGCAGCAGGCTGTCTTCCCGCCCGCGCCCACCCAGACCCCATCCGGGCTCAGAGACCTGCTCGGAGCCGGGGAAGGCGAACCCGCAGGCGGTCCACCCGGGCTCCAAGAGATGCTGTTCCCCGGGACAGGAACCCATGCGCCGGGCAAGAATGACGGTGCACACCAGCCCGGCAGCCTCACCGAGATGCTCAATCAACTCTCGCAACCCGGCCCGGCTCCGGCAGGCCCCCTGGTACCGATCCCCCCGGCGGATGTTGAGGCCTTCAAGGCCATGGCACGCGACCTGCTCAGGCGAGACGGAGTGCCCCCCGAGCAGATCGAGCAACGACTCAACACCTTCGTCACCCGCGCTCAAGAAGGTTACGGCCTCATGGGCAACCGGGTCCCCCAAGCCGAGGGCCGAGGTCCGGGACCGGGTTTTGGCGATGGCTTCGCTGACACCTGGTTTGGCTTCGAGGACATGGTTCACAACCTCACCGGACAAGGTGGCCCAGGAGCCCCTGGCGTTCTGGAATCCTGGGCGGGACTGGCCGAGGGCGCGGCAGAAGCCATCGTCAAGCCGCCCATCGCCGGGATCGTCGAAGATGCCCTCAACTCACCCAATCCGGCCTACTTCCTCGGGGGGAAGACCGCTGAGGCTGCCATCACCGCACCCTCGATGATGTTCGGCCCGGAGGCTTTGGCAGCAAGAGGGGGCCTCGTCGAAGCCGAGGGAGCAGGAGGATTCGGGGCCACCGGAGGCCTGCATCTGCCACACGAGACGCCGCCGATCGCAAACGGCCCACATCTACCCCATGAGATACCGCCTGCGCGCGAGCATGGACCGGCGGAGCTTGTGCCACACAGTGTTGGCCACACAACTACACCGACGGGTGAAATGTCAGGGCACCCCCCGCAGTTCGTCGGAGCACACCCACCGGCACCGGCGGATACTGCGCTTTCACGACACGCTTCACCGGCACCAGCCGAAGTTCCCGCTCCTGCCGGGGGTGGGTATCAAGCGCCGGGACACCTGCCCGATGGCGGGGGCGGCCATGAACACGGCGGAGCTGCCGATCACCATGTCACTCCACCAGACCACCCGCACACACCGGTGCCGGATCACCACCCGTCACCGCCGGAAGGACCTTCAGGCCACAGCGGTCATCCAGGAACTGGTGTTTATCAACCTCCTGAGCCCGCCACCTTCGACCCCGGCATCGCTGATCACTATCAGTACAACTCCGGCGACCCGCATTTCCCCGGTGAATATCCACCTCGCGTCCCAGAACCCACCTTCACCCGAGGCGACACCGAGCCCGGCTGGGCGCATATCAACCGAGGCCCCGACCGAGAGTGGATGCCCTACCAAGGGCAGATCTCGGGCACGGAGCGGCCACCCAGCGGCTACCTTCCGGAGTACGTAGAAATCAACCCCGAGACCGGGTCACCAGTCGACTACGACGGTCATACCTACCGGGGGGCTCAAGAAGTGTTTCTCGAAGCCAAGGACGGGTTCAGAGGCATGGCGTTCCAACCTGGTAACAGTTACTGGTTGAGCCGAGCGGAAGGGGCCTTTGGGCAGGCACAGCGTCAGCTCGACGCCCTACCAGAGGGTGCGATCTTGGAGTGGCATGTCTCGGATCCGTACGGGGCGGCAGCCCTCCGCCAGCTGTTTGAGCGGCGACGGTTGTTTGACGTAACCGTCATCTACACTCCGAAACTGTGA
- a CDS encoding IS110 family transposase, with amino-acid sequence MFVVGVDTHKTTHTFVAVDSVGQQLGELTVKAVTGGHLSALSWARQKFGADLVWGIEDCRNLSGRLERDLLDAGQHVVRVPPHLMAYTRASARARGKSDSMDALAVARAVLREPDLPVASHDEVSRELKLLVDRREDLIKHRSSTMYRLLWRVHELDPAHAPKPGSLSRAKTVNELRTWLACQPGMVAELARDELADIIALTAEIDALERRIAVRVRAVAPSLLALYGCGELTAAKIVGEAAAVSRFRSEAAFASYAGLAPIPRSSGGTRVRMKGQRSGNRQLNSALYRIAIVQISHPSPGQSYYRKRCDAQDSPVVALRRLKRRISRTVFARLRADDANRSTTPAPPLSLPELERINTQWAAALADLGVDAPC; translated from the coding sequence ATGTTTGTTGTTGGAGTCGATACCCACAAGACCACCCACACATTCGTCGCGGTGGACAGTGTGGGTCAACAGCTCGGCGAGCTGACGGTAAAAGCTGTTACCGGTGGTCACTTGAGCGCGCTGTCGTGGGCTCGCCAGAAGTTCGGCGCAGATTTGGTGTGGGGCATCGAAGATTGCCGCAACCTCTCGGGGCGTTTGGAGCGCGACCTGCTGGACGCCGGGCAGCACGTGGTGCGGGTGCCGCCACACCTGATGGCCTACACCCGGGCCTCAGCGCGGGCACGAGGCAAGTCCGATTCCATGGATGCATTGGCCGTGGCGCGCGCGGTGTTGCGCGAACCGGACCTGCCAGTGGCCAGCCACGACGAAGTTTCCCGCGAACTGAAGCTGCTCGTGGATCGACGTGAAGACCTGATCAAACACCGATCCTCAACGATGTACCGCTTGCTGTGGCGCGTTCATGAACTGGACCCCGCGCACGCACCCAAACCCGGGTCACTCAGCCGGGCCAAGACCGTCAATGAACTCAGGACCTGGCTGGCCTGTCAGCCCGGTATGGTCGCCGAGCTGGCAAGAGACGAACTCGCCGACATCATCGCCCTCACCGCCGAGATCGATGCCCTCGAAAGACGCATTGCCGTACGAGTTCGGGCCGTCGCCCCCTCGTTGCTGGCACTGTACGGCTGCGGTGAATTGACGGCGGCCAAGATCGTCGGCGAGGCCGCCGCCGTGTCCAGGTTCCGCAGCGAAGCCGCGTTCGCCTCCTACGCCGGGCTCGCGCCTATCCCACGATCCTCGGGCGGCACCCGGGTGCGGATGAAGGGCCAACGATCAGGGAATCGTCAGCTCAACAGCGCTCTATATCGCATCGCTATCGTGCAGATCAGTCATCCCAGTCCAGGCCAGTCGTATTACCGGAAGCGTTGCGACGCCCAGGATTCGCCCGTAGTGGCGCTGCGTCGCTTGAAACGACGAATTTCGCGCACCGTCTTCGCCAGGCTGCGGGCTGATGATGCGAACAGATCCACTACGCCCGCCCCGCCGTTGTCTTTGCCTGAGCTGGAACGCATTAACACGCAGTGGGCCGCTGCCTTGGCAGACCTTGGAGTGGACGCACCCTGCTAG